The nucleotide sequence CCAGCTTCCTTtaactgccacgccccattGAGAGCCACGGTGGGCGTGCTAAATTGTGTGCCATTGCAGGATTTGCTGACAGTTTGATAGGATCTCTAGCAGAACAGGTCCTTGGAGGGCAAAAGATTGCCGGTAATGGGCCGGTCATTGTGCATTAGTAGCTAGTACTCTAGAAATCCCCGCTGTTATCCTCGTGACCTCATTCCGCCTCTTTCTTCCACTCTCACCCGTCTCACTCACTCAACGACTCActatctctttctctctctctttatATCTCactctcactcactcactctcAGTCTGACACCTTTGTATCTAGTTTCATTTTTTGCATTTAgtatttttcacatttattgTGTATTTATAATGAATTATGCAgcttaattataaacaaacaaagaaaaacatacgaaaaaaagcaacaaaaaaaacaaaaattgtactCAATTAGGAGGATAAACgaaagataaaaaacaaactctcACATGTCTCTCACGTCTCAAAAGTTCATTTGAGTCTTACAATTATGTACTATATATTCCCCATAAACATTTGTatgcaaaaacagcaacaacaacagcagcaaacagcaaacgaAATGCGAAAACGTTATTATGgaaatagaaagaaaaaaactaaaaaaaaataaataaaaaatcatatttaaaaaataatgattatttcgttttttttggGTTGGTTTTTGAAGCCACAGCGAAGGTCGTGAAGATTAGCATgctggaaaaataataattataataattagcagagcaaaaataggaaaataacTTAGCATTCCGGTGAAGTATTCCAAATGGGGATTCGCACCCACTCTATGTGGGCCTCTCCATTTCGCTTTAGGTTCTTGGTTCTTCAGTCTGTCTTCGCCATCGAAAGTACACGCAACTCGgcggtcaaaaaaaaaaaaataaattaataataatagcacCGAAATAAATGTGATAGATCGATCTACAGGCGAGCAGCATTGAAATTCAGCATGGGACATTCGtcaaatttgttttggttctttGTAAGTGATTTGAAATTGTTACTTCAGTGCTCAGGAATTTTTAGTTGCACATAAAAAAACAATACTCAATTTGTTAAATGTTCTGGCAGTGAAagtcaataaaaatgtgatCATTTCTCTAAAATGTGTTCCCTAAAGTTCTTACAAATATTAAATCTTACTTggaatcaaaataaaaaaaagaataaaataaaagaatttaGTAAAATCATTGTTTAGAGTAATCAAAATGTATTTCTTATATAAAAGAGAaaaactgtttttatttttaatcttcGGATGACAATAAATCCCGatcaattaaaaatcgaagtggaaaaatgaaatgcgACTGGAGGATCAACCAAAAACGACAAAGAAacaaaatcattttatttattaacgatTTTCGTTTTGCAAACAATATTTACGCCTCAATATATGCTGAGCATTTTATTCCATCTGTAGGTTTTCGTATTAATCACAAAAGTATACGCCGCATTGTCCAATCCATTGTCATCAAAAATCGAAGTATACAATCAGCCTGAAGTTACACCCGAAAAAGAAAGAGCCAAAGTGAGAAACTATTTCGTGCATGAGCCATACGGTATGCAATATTATAGTTTCCTTATTCCTTATTccaaaattttatttatagggCCCAACACATATTCCTTTGGCTATGAGATTAATGATCCGCAGACGCAAAACTCTCAGTTTCGAGAAGAAAAAAGATTTGTGAATGGCAGCATTCAAGGTAGCTACGGGTATGCAAGGCCAGATGGACGCATTGAAGTCACCAAATATATGGCGAAAGAGGATGGCGGTTACTCGGCCCAGATTCAGATTTTTAAAGCAGGCGATGAGAAAGTCAAATCAGTTTGGCCCACCGAAAGACCTGATATATTAGTGGAGAGAAGCAAATCCGATGCTCCTTCAAATATCACCTGGGATCCAAAGAGCCATCTCAACGTGACCGTCTCTCATGTGGCGGATCATGTGGCCCAGCAGCTGAAGCAGCAACATGGCCTCGACCTAAACCACATCGATGTGACCAAGGATGTGCTTAAACCAGCGGTGCTCGATGTTATCCAGGGCAAGGAACCAACTAAGGGTCGCCCTGTTCAGAATCTAATTCCTCAGCATTTTCCCATAGTTCCCTTCCAACTGCCGGCGGATCAAGAAACCACCAAGGCCACCACAGCGGAGCCCCAGAAAACTGAAAGTTCAAAATACCACAGGGCGCAATCCAACAATGCCGAGAAGGCTCAACAAGTCGAGGAGCCGGAGGCAAGATTACCGCCACCCGGGCCACTGGTCAATAGCAGTCCAAGCGATGGAAATTGGCAACGGCGAACCATTGAGGCAAATCGCCGTGAATTCCTGGCCAATTTACCCAACCTAAGTGAGGCCAGGCCAGAGTAAATGTTTGAAAATGTTTCACCAGGCCAAACTAAATGcttaatagttttttttacGAGAAATGCTAAAGAGGGGTTGTTAACCAAATTGCACAGAAGAATataagttaaatataaaactttataaaaaatatgtgtattatgttttattgaatattattatgattagTTTATAGTGCATGTTATTAATGGAACgcataatatttataagtttcaattaacttttattttgttcTATAAAATCGGTTAGctattttttctctgtgcacatGAGCAATATTAGTTAAGACAAGAGCATTCCCTGAGCTAGTTATTAGGTAAGCttctttcacttttcattCCCCGCCTCTTTTGCCGATAccttggccataaaaaagtgATCACAATTTGGCCGTAATAGCAAAATGGGAGCCACAAAAGAATGCCATACACTGAAGAGCATAATTGTGGCGGCTAAAAGAGGTGACGAGTGGTGCCAATGTATGtggcaacatttttttggaaaatattttccgGGTGCCAAAGTGGAGCAGCCAGATTGGCGGCGTCTTGATCCCAATCGAAAGCGCTTGCCGCCTTTGaagtttcatttttattgcctCTGTAGGTTAATTTGTGTCGCCCACAACGGGTCGGATTGGGTTTGGTCCGCTCGCCAGGTGGATGGATATTCCAACCATTCAGGAAGACATCGGTTCGGATCACGTTGCAGTCAAGTGTAAATGTTTTGCCATTTAATTGCTCCAAATTTCCAAATGCGTTTCCATGCGCGCAAATGCCGAGCGGAGCTCGAAACTCGAAAAAAAACGGAAGGAAATGCGAATTGCATTTTGATTTCTGTTATCGTTTTCGCTTTCCACGTCATTTCGCTATCTCTTCCATCCAATGCATATTTATGCTGATTTATTATTCCATTATTGCGGCAGCTTTAATTTGTGGCACGCACACTCTTCGCAGATTGCGAAATTTCGTTGCCAAAAGCTCTTTACACggtatttgttatttttaagcaatttaCATTTGTACAGTCTGGATTTTTATTCACTGTGTGCATTTATTGCCCACGAATTTGTATCTGGCACATTCACTTTTATGCTTGACTGAAATGgctaagaaataaaatcaCATTCGGATGGGGAAAGGCCATAGATAGTTTGAAATTGTGttcttataaattatataaaattactATAGCACAAGTCATTGCTCGGTGTTttcatattaattaattataccAACTGAGGAAACTTTGCTGCTTTATTGTATGCTAATTAAACGGCCGCCACTTTCAGTCCATTCCATTCCAATTCATTGGGTTCggtttctttcttttcggCATACATATTCGGTCATTAACTAATTGCTGAGGCAATCGGCTTGCACCACCATTGCTACCACCCCATTGAGTGGCTCTGTGAAAGTGTTTATGATTTTCTCCCTCATTTTTTGGCTAGGGCGtgacgtatacgtaatgcaaTGCGCTGGCATTACGTAGCCGCACAGTGGGCCCCGCACAAGTGGCACTACGGCTGCGCACTTCAACTTAACATTGAGATCGCGGGCGTTGTCCCTGCAGCGGCCAGCTcataaataaactaataaaacGCAATATATTTGAgcgcgaaatgaaaatatgtatgtgcagGCTGACAACTTGATTAGGGGATCTGCagccggtttttttttttttttgtggtccTGCCGTTCGGCCGTTCGAGCCCGAGGCGGTTGCATAAATTTAGCCATTTTATAATCTCGATATGGCACTCGAAACTGGTAAATTTCATAATATCCGGTTCGGGCGAGCTTGAAAAGTTGTTAATTTGTTGCATCTCCGCGCCGCTCGGCAGCAGGAAAAACAAAGCAGCGCCAAAAATGACAGCAATTAGCCGGCTACGGAATAAGGTAAAAGTATTTAACCTACTTTGCCGTTGCACTGCCCCCCACTTTTCCCTGGGAAATTCAGCGCTTTTCACTGTAGGAAGtggagagagagaaagagaaagagagagagagagagagggagggAGTGAGGGAGAAGGAGATACATTCAATTGGCGCCTAATTAATGAGACGCTCTTGCCAGTGGCAGAAACCGAAAGTCCAAGGAAGTCTTCATGGGAAAACCAAGCCACCAGATTTCCTCaacaccagcacacacacacacacacacacactcgatgTGTGAaaatgacagcggcacttggtggcgaatttaaaatatttaacaattaaagCGGTCTTGTGAATGCAAAgcgtaaatattttgattagtCAATGATACAATtagagctgcaagaaaatcaattggaaaattgCTCATTCGAGCTCGCCGACTTTTCCGCGTCTTGCTCCACACACGAGAGGTAAGtcttgaaaaatgaaaatgaaaatgcatacGAAAATGAGTGTCGCTCGACTGTCCCAGCTGCCATGTGATATGATTATGTGATttggcaatttgcatttaattaatttcttcAGCTATTTATTATGTCAACGACAGCAGTCGATGCTTAATACCAAGCGCCAGAAGTCGAGGAGCTGGGAGCAGACAGATGGGGCGGGTGCAATTGCTGTTACCGCACCGAATTCAAGTGAATATTATTTGTTACCGTTGAAAGGCTTTTCAGATTATGCCTCCACTCGCCAGTTATATCACGGAATGCATAATCGAAGCTGACGGCGACGTCGGCTGGAtgcgattgaataatgaagaATTCCAAATCGAAGCTAATATGGATTGAGTCAGGCGTTCTGGGAGATAACAAGGCATACTAACAAGGCATACTAATGTATCAATAAAActttttatctattttattacttatttatattttgaatcGACACCAAATGTTcgatattgtatatatatttctaatcATTACTAACCAATTCACTTAACACCTAATAAAATCTGGACTTGATGTCAATGGGACAGGTGAAGATGGCTTTACTGCATCCACTTTACGTttattgctcatacgcaccGTGTGCTGGCTGAAAACGATCGAAACTGCAGAAAAACTGCAACGACTTGCTTTTCCATTTGCTTTTGCACTTTAAAGTTCAATGTGCGCTGGCAATTAGCCGTATATTTCTCTGCCATTTTCCTTTTGACCACGCACATTTCTCCACGAGACCGAGCCAACTAGTTCCCCAGTAAATTCGTGTTTCATGCGCATTGCCTGCGAGTAAACGAATATAAATTGCTGGTAATTGAATGCGTTGGGCTGCCCTGGCACCACTGGGCTCCTCGaatgtaattttcaattaCAGCAGCTGCCGTTTTGGTTGCGTAAGTTCGGGCCGCATAAAAGGATAACCATTAAAAGAGCAACATCGGCGACGATCGGTGGCAGTAGTGGCCAAAATACgatgccaaagccaaagccaattCCCACAGCAATTTTGGAAAGATGCACGCGTCGCTGGCTTGTTGAGTTGCAAGGTTTTTTAGCCGGGACTCTAATAAATATGAAACAATGAGACAAAAGTCAAAGTTGGCTGCTGATTGCCagccattgttgttgtaataTGTTTGCAAGCGATCGCTTAAGGTACACTGAGCAAAACTAGTAATATCGATTGTATTTGACTTAAGAAAGGAAAACGCATATGGgtttacttaaaaaaaaataaaataaaacataatataacataaataaaactatgacTATGGATCAAAACCAACTAAAGCACATATAATCCTTAAGATTAGGTTCCTTAATACATTAACAAACAGAGAAATGTTTCTTGATATTTTTTGCAGTGTGACAAACTTTTTGTCCGattgctttgttttattttgtttggccgATGTCGCAAATGTACACCAGAAATAGCTATAGCTTCGGCTTTTGCTGTAGCGGCAGGAGGACTTCAactgcttttggccaagttaatgCATGTACTAAATGTCTAACGGTAAATATGAGTTACTAGGTAATTGCTTGGCCTGCTTACCTGCAGCTGTTACATGCGCGCATGCGCATAAccaacaaaagcagcaacaacgcgTCTTGACTTTTCACTTTTGTGAGTGGGAATTGATTGAGTGCCCAAGTGCTCTGGGTAAAAGTAAGTCATTCCaggcaaaaaagaaaaattacagCAAAGTGAATCTAAACTATAGCTAACCAAAAAATTAACACCTGCTGGccagcaaaatgaaaatttggTGTGCAATTACAACGACAGCGaggaaaaataacaatttttgaGTCGATAAGTGGCAGCGAAATCAGACGAAAATTTGTTGCATATCACAAGACAGAAATGGgtgaaatggccaaaaaatgaaTAGACAACATTGTATACCCTTGAGAGATTAATAGTCTACTGTTAGATGTTTTGCATGTTTAGGAATTTAGATAAGCTTATTTTTCCATTGGGTTAAAAG is from Drosophila melanogaster chromosome 3L and encodes:
- the CG34462 gene encoding uncharacterized protein gives rise to the protein MGHSSNLFWFFVFVLITKVYAALSNPLSSKIEVYNQPEVTPEKERAKVRNYFVHEPYGPNTYSFGYEINDPQTQNSQFREEKRFVNGSIQGSYGYARPDGRIEVTKYMAKEDGGYSAQIQIFKAGDEKVKSVWPTERPDILVERSKSDAPSNITWDPKSHLNVTVSHVADHVAQQLKQQHGLDLNHIDVTKDVLKPAVLDVIQGKEPTKGRPVQNLIPQHFPIVPFQLPADQETTKATTAEPQKTESSKYHRAQSNNAEKAQQVEEPEARLPPPGPLVNSSPSDGNWQRRTIEANRREFLANLPNLSEARPE